The Cellulomonas sp. S1-8 genome has a window encoding:
- a CDS encoding DUF456 domain-containing protein produces MTIDWAGELDLLVTVLVVVGLVGVVVQVLPGAFLVGGAVALWGALQGTGAGWVVAVLAVVLTAAGQVVKYLVAGRHMQRSGVRSSTLVWGGIAGIVGFFVVPVVGLFLFFVGAVFLVEWLRAREVRTAWRATVRALQATGLTILVELAAAMLVVGVWVLALVAR; encoded by the coding sequence GTGACGATCGACTGGGCCGGTGAGCTCGACCTGCTCGTGACGGTCCTCGTGGTCGTCGGGCTGGTCGGCGTCGTCGTGCAGGTGCTGCCCGGCGCGTTCCTCGTGGGCGGGGCCGTGGCCCTGTGGGGCGCGTTGCAGGGCACGGGCGCCGGCTGGGTGGTCGCCGTGCTCGCCGTGGTGCTCACGGCCGCCGGCCAGGTCGTCAAGTACCTCGTCGCGGGACGCCACATGCAACGCTCCGGCGTGCGCAGCAGCACGCTCGTCTGGGGCGGGATCGCCGGCATCGTCGGGTTCTTCGTCGTCCCGGTCGTCGGCCTGTTCCTGTTCTTCGTCGGCGCCGTGTTCCTCGTCGAGTGGCTGCGGGCACGCGAGGTGCGCACGGCGTGGCGCGCGACGGTGCGTGCGCTGCAGGCCACCGGGCTGACGATCCTCGTGGAGCTCGCCGCCGCGATGCTCGTGGTCGGCGTGTGGGTGCTCGCGCTCGTCGCGCGCTGA
- a CDS encoding LuxR C-terminal-related transcriptional regulator, whose protein sequence is MFRAGVKASLDARVRVVGEAAGVDEAVQVVHDLAPPVVLLDVHLPGGDGGGGAEVVRRCVDVPGTRFLALSVSDAAEDVVAVIRVGARGYVTKAIDPQALTDAVLRVAGGDAVFSPRLAGFVLDAFGAAAGDVATGDDELDRLSAREREVMRLIARGYTYREVAGELFISVKTVETHVSAVLRKLQLSNRHELTRWAAARRLL, encoded by the coding sequence ATGTTCCGTGCGGGCGTGAAGGCGTCCCTCGACGCCCGCGTGCGCGTCGTGGGGGAGGCCGCCGGCGTCGACGAGGCCGTGCAGGTCGTGCACGACCTCGCGCCGCCCGTCGTGCTGCTGGACGTGCACCTGCCCGGCGGGGACGGCGGCGGCGGTGCCGAGGTGGTGCGTCGGTGCGTGGACGTGCCCGGCACGCGGTTCCTCGCGCTGTCCGTGTCGGACGCCGCCGAGGACGTCGTGGCCGTCATCCGCGTCGGTGCGCGCGGGTACGTCACCAAGGCGATCGACCCGCAGGCGCTGACGGACGCGGTGCTGCGCGTCGCCGGCGGGGACGCGGTGTTCTCGCCGCGCCTGGCGGGCTTCGTGCTCGACGCGTTCGGCGCGGCCGCGGGCGACGTCGCGACGGGCGACGACGAGCTCGACCGGCTCTCCGCACGCGAGCGCGAGGTGATGCGGCTCATCGCCCGCGGGTACACCTACCGCGAGGTCGCGGGCGAGCTGTTCATCTCCGTCAAGACGGTCGAGACCCACGTGTCGGCCGTGCTGCGCAAGCTGCAGCTGTCGAACCGGCACGAGCTGACGCGGTGGGCGGCGGCGCGCCGCCTGCTGTGA
- a CDS encoding ATP-binding protein, protein MSTAPYGLAPPPGAPPRVRLPLRRPPQRRWFAGVATGLAAHLDLSVVLVRIVLVALVPVAGVGLALYLFWWLTVPVGDPAAVAAAARPSALQRLARRQPLRDDGRRIPWAEIALGALLVVTAGVLVAMRLGASIDVTWALPVLVVLVGVALAWSQLDAVQHGRQDGRRISVLRLIGGGLLAGAGVLLVAGQAVGQGVEPALLAQSAVAALAVLLGVGLVMAPWWVRLVRELGDERAARAREAERADIAAHLHDSVLQTLALIRARSDEPAEVARMARAQERELREWLYDDRAEPGTSLVAALRAVVAEVEDSRSGPGGEPVAVDLVVVGDRVPEPDTLALLQATREALVNAVVHGRPPVSVYLEVGPQSVEVFVRDRGDGFDLDDVGPDRFGVRESIMGRVRRRGGTARVTSSPERGTEVQLCMPVGGGGSGQGVDDENEERDA, encoded by the coding sequence GTGAGCACCGCACCGTACGGCCTGGCGCCGCCCCCCGGCGCGCCGCCGCGCGTGCGGCTGCCGCTGCGTCGGCCCCCGCAAAGGCGGTGGTTCGCCGGGGTCGCGACCGGGCTCGCGGCGCACCTCGACCTGTCGGTCGTGCTCGTGCGCATCGTCCTGGTCGCGCTGGTACCCGTCGCCGGCGTCGGGCTCGCCCTCTACCTGTTCTGGTGGCTCACCGTCCCGGTGGGGGACCCCGCGGCCGTCGCGGCGGCCGCGCGTCCCAGCGCGCTGCAGCGGCTGGCGCGTCGGCAGCCGCTGCGCGACGACGGGCGACGCATCCCGTGGGCGGAGATCGCCCTGGGCGCGTTGCTCGTCGTGACGGCGGGGGTGCTCGTCGCGATGCGGCTGGGCGCGAGCATCGACGTGACGTGGGCGCTGCCGGTGCTGGTCGTCCTCGTGGGCGTCGCGCTCGCGTGGAGCCAGCTCGACGCCGTGCAGCACGGCCGGCAGGACGGTCGACGCATCAGCGTGCTGCGCCTCATCGGGGGCGGGCTGCTCGCGGGCGCCGGGGTCCTGCTGGTCGCCGGGCAGGCCGTGGGGCAGGGCGTCGAGCCGGCGCTGCTGGCGCAGTCGGCCGTCGCGGCGCTCGCGGTGCTGCTGGGCGTCGGGCTGGTCATGGCGCCGTGGTGGGTGCGGCTCGTGCGCGAGCTCGGGGACGAGCGCGCGGCGCGGGCACGCGAGGCCGAGCGCGCGGACATCGCGGCGCACCTGCACGACTCGGTGCTGCAGACCCTCGCGCTCATCCGGGCGCGCTCCGACGAGCCCGCCGAGGTCGCCCGGATGGCCCGTGCGCAGGAGCGCGAGCTGCGCGAGTGGCTGTACGACGACCGCGCCGAGCCGGGCACGTCGCTCGTCGCCGCGCTGCGGGCCGTCGTCGCCGAGGTCGAGGACTCCCGCTCGGGTCCGGGGGGCGAGCCCGTCGCCGTCGACCTCGTCGTCGTGGGGGACCGCGTGCCCGAGCCCGACACGCTCGCGCTGCTGCAGGCGACCCGGGAGGCGCTCGTCAACGCCGTGGTGCACGGGCGGCCCCCGGTGTCGGTGTACCTCGAGGTCGGGCCGCAGTCCGTCGAGGTCTTCGTGCGGGACCGTGGCGACGGGTTCGACCTGGACGACGTGGGTCCCGACAGGTTCGGCGTCCGGGAGTCGATCATGGGACGCGTGCGGCGCCGCGGCGGCACCGCACGCGTGACGAGCAGCCCCGAGCGGGGTACCGAGGTCCAGCTGTGCATGCCTGTCGGTGGCGGCGGGTCCGGCCAGGGCGTGGACGACGAGAACGAGGAGCGCGACGCGTGA
- a CDS encoding PspC domain-containing protein, whose amino-acid sequence MDTQTPAGADAGTPGPTPGTGPGPHPGTTPPPAPHPFWVGVRRTGLYRSDDRWVGGVAGGLAERVGVDPLIVRGLLAVTALIGGLGLVLYGVAWALLPDARDNRILLERLGAGDANGALIGSLAFVVVGFARGDGWWWFWDGGGALGGLLWLACVAGLVVLVVTAVQRHNRGSASWQPPGAVPPPGVPRATAGGPPYGPPFGPPFGPHFGPPHAGPPHAGAWAHASTAPTAPLPTTGGAPATSAGDGAPTPPYPPAPPYGYQPVPPAPPAPPRPPRRSADGATIGAVVGLSVVGLGVLLLLDRTGAYDGPVWLTAGGLALALAGLGIVTLGLRGRTSGFVGFLAVVAALVWVPLALVHQTEWEESVRSWDRADDEIVVTSRTVASDGFDVSAGALRLDLTSVPLTDDELRVPISLGAGQLTVVVPAEAAVQADITTGMGSIRWELDGEVREQSGVGLSDVTFQDDDATAGSPDLVLEISSGVGEVRIIEEAGA is encoded by the coding sequence ATGGACACGCAGACTCCCGCCGGTGCCGACGCCGGCACACCGGGCCCCACGCCCGGCACGGGCCCCGGACCGCACCCGGGCACCACGCCCCCGCCCGCCCCCCACCCCTTCTGGGTCGGGGTGCGTCGCACCGGGCTGTACCGCTCCGACGACCGCTGGGTCGGCGGTGTCGCCGGCGGCCTCGCCGAGCGCGTCGGCGTCGACCCGCTGATCGTGCGCGGCCTGCTGGCCGTCACGGCCCTGATCGGTGGCCTCGGCCTCGTCCTGTACGGCGTCGCCTGGGCGCTGCTCCCCGACGCCCGGGACAACCGCATCCTCCTCGAGCGCCTGGGCGCCGGGGACGCGAACGGCGCGCTGATCGGCTCGCTCGCCTTCGTCGTCGTCGGTTTCGCCCGCGGCGACGGCTGGTGGTGGTTCTGGGACGGCGGCGGCGCCCTCGGTGGCCTGCTGTGGCTGGCGTGCGTCGCCGGTCTCGTCGTGCTCGTCGTCACGGCCGTGCAGCGGCACAACCGCGGCAGCGCGTCGTGGCAGCCGCCCGGCGCCGTGCCGCCGCCGGGCGTGCCGCGGGCGACCGCCGGCGGGCCGCCGTACGGGCCGCCGTTCGGGCCGCCGTTCGGTCCTCACTTCGGTCCGCCGCACGCCGGTCCGCCGCACGCCGGCGCCTGGGCGCACGCGTCGACGGCCCCGACCGCCCCCCTGCCGACGACCGGTGGCGCACCGGCGACGTCCGCCGGTGACGGCGCCCCGACGCCCCCGTACCCCCCGGCGCCGCCGTACGGCTACCAGCCGGTCCCACCCGCCCCCCCGGCACCGCCGCGTCCGCCGCGGCGCAGCGCGGACGGCGCGACCATCGGCGCCGTCGTCGGGCTGAGCGTCGTCGGGCTCGGCGTGCTGCTGCTCCTCGACCGCACCGGGGCGTACGACGGGCCGGTGTGGCTCACGGCGGGCGGCCTGGCACTCGCCCTCGCGGGCCTCGGCATCGTCACGCTCGGCCTGCGGGGCCGCACCAGCGGGTTCGTCGGCTTCCTGGCCGTCGTGGCGGCGCTCGTGTGGGTGCCCCTGGCCCTGGTGCACCAGACCGAATGGGAGGAGTCGGTGCGCAGCTGGGACCGCGCCGACGACGAGATCGTCGTCACGAGCCGGACCGTGGCGAGCGACGGGTTCGACGTGAGCGCCGGAGCCCTCCGGCTGGACCTCACGTCCGTCCCCCTGACCGACGACGAGCTGCGCGTGCCGATCTCGCTCGGCGCGGGTCAGCTGACGGTCGTCGTGCCGGCCGAGGCGGCCGTGCAGGCCGACATCACCACCGGCATGGGTTCGATCCGCTGGGAGCTGGACGGCGAGGTGAGGGAGCAGAGCGGTGTCGGGCTCTCGGACGTGACGTTCCAGGACGACGACGCCACCGCAGGGTCGCCCGACCTCGTGCTGGAGATCAGCTCGGGCGTCGGCGAGGTCCGCATCATCGAGGAGGCCGGAGCATGA
- a CDS encoding aromatic ring-opening dioxygenase LigA has product MSNAAVTTKPAHLKVLAIIVLAFGALFAVSGTATWLLVAGNLRAEQITVADDAASFAGELVDTPWEAWAQADIINHHALESSGGLTYAELDREDPARATVMNGSFLRASLFTSVLAFGVSLLVFGLGVVFIITGEALRRIAAKVEAPVAVVPATERV; this is encoded by the coding sequence ATGTCGAACGCAGCAGTCACCACCAAGCCCGCCCACCTCAAGGTGCTGGCGATCATCGTCCTCGCCTTCGGCGCCCTGTTCGCCGTCTCGGGGACCGCCACGTGGCTCCTCGTGGCCGGCAACCTGCGCGCCGAGCAGATCACGGTCGCCGACGACGCCGCCTCCTTCGCGGGTGAGCTCGTCGACACGCCGTGGGAGGCGTGGGCGCAGGCCGACATCATCAACCACCACGCGCTGGAGAGCTCCGGCGGCCTGACCTACGCCGAGCTCGACCGCGAGGACCCGGCCCGCGCGACCGTCATGAACGGCTCGTTCCTGCGGGCGTCGCTGTTCACCTCGGTGCTCGCCTTCGGCGTGTCGCTCCTGGTCTTCGGCCTCGGCGTCGTGTTCATCATCACCGGTGAGGCGCTGCGTCGCATCGCCGCCAAGGTCGAGGCGCCCGTCGCCGTCGTCCCCGCCACCGAGCGCGTCTGA
- a CDS encoding glycosyltransferase family 4 protein, giving the protein MRIVHVSDCFAPRTGGIETQVGDLARHQVRAGHEVHVLTATLGEGGERGGVVDVEDGVHVHRLGARLPFDLPVNPVAGPGLIRSVLRDVRPDAVHVHAGVVSPFAFDGVRVATALRLPTAITWHCMLDGVVGVGRPLVRHTRWRRLPAALSAVSGPAAQRVAQLFDVRVDVVPNGIDVATWASDAGVVPDPALPLHLVATMRLAPRKRAVPLVDVVAAAARRLPPGALRLTLIGDGPARDAVRARVAAAGLADVDLRGRLPRPQVRAAYADADVFLASARLESFGIAALEARTAGLAVLAHAGTGVGEFVTDGVDGFLVADDAAMSDAIVRLAQDRALLAALRRHARTVPPPFDWEHVLDAADAQYARAARLV; this is encoded by the coding sequence ATGAGGATCGTCCACGTCTCCGACTGCTTCGCGCCCCGCACGGGCGGCATCGAGACGCAGGTCGGCGACCTGGCACGGCACCAGGTGCGCGCGGGGCACGAGGTGCACGTCCTGACCGCGACGCTCGGCGAGGGCGGGGAGCGCGGCGGGGTCGTCGACGTCGAGGACGGTGTGCACGTGCACCGCCTCGGTGCGCGGTTGCCCTTCGACCTGCCGGTCAACCCCGTCGCGGGCCCCGGCCTGATCCGGTCCGTGCTGCGCGACGTCCGCCCGGATGCGGTGCACGTGCACGCGGGCGTCGTGTCGCCGTTCGCGTTCGACGGCGTGCGCGTCGCCACCGCGCTGCGGCTGCCGACCGCGATCACGTGGCACTGCATGCTCGACGGTGTCGTCGGCGTCGGGCGCCCGCTCGTGCGGCACACGCGGTGGCGTCGTCTGCCCGCCGCGCTGAGCGCGGTGAGCGGTCCCGCGGCCCAGCGGGTCGCGCAGCTGTTCGACGTGCGCGTCGACGTCGTCCCCAACGGCATCGACGTCGCCACCTGGGCGTCCGACGCCGGTGTCGTCCCCGACCCGGCGCTGCCGCTGCACCTCGTGGCCACGATGCGCCTCGCGCCGCGCAAGCGGGCGGTCCCGCTGGTCGACGTGGTCGCGGCCGCGGCACGCCGCCTGCCGCCCGGCGCGCTGCGCCTCACGCTCATCGGGGACGGGCCCGCGCGCGACGCCGTGCGGGCGCGTGTGGCCGCGGCGGGCCTGGCGGACGTCGACCTGCGGGGACGGCTCCCGCGGCCGCAGGTCCGCGCCGCGTACGCCGACGCCGACGTCTTCCTGGCGTCCGCGCGGCTCGAGTCGTTCGGCATCGCGGCGCTCGAGGCGCGGACCGCGGGGCTGGCGGTGCTCGCGCACGCCGGGACCGGCGTGGGGGAGTTCGTGACCGACGGCGTCGACGGGTTCCTCGTCGCCGACGACGCGGCGATGAGCGACGCCATCGTCCGCCTGGCGCAGGACCGCGCGCTGCTCGCCGCGCTGCGCCGGCACGCGCGCACCGTGCCGCCGCCGTTCGACTGGGAGCACGTGCTGGACGCGGCGGACGCGCAGTACGCCCGGGCCGCCCGGCTCGTCTGA
- a CDS encoding DUF3817 domain-containing protein yields the protein MTTEPTSTPTGSPTATPQAPDPAAWARKARGALTRYRVMAWVTGVMLILLSVELVLKYVFAVNGYDAEGRHAPVLGSWIAFAHGWIYVVYLVTVFDLWSTLRWRLGRLVTMAAAGVVPVMSFVLERRVHADADARVAAALAPRA from the coding sequence GTGACCACCGAACCGACCAGCACCCCCACGGGGAGCCCGACCGCCACCCCGCAGGCGCCTGACCCGGCCGCCTGGGCCCGCAAGGCCCGCGGCGCGCTGACGCGCTACCGCGTGATGGCCTGGGTCACCGGCGTGATGCTGATCCTGCTGAGCGTCGAGCTGGTCCTCAAGTACGTCTTCGCGGTCAACGGCTACGACGCGGAGGGCCGGCACGCACCCGTCCTGGGCAGCTGGATCGCCTTCGCGCACGGGTGGATCTACGTCGTGTACCTCGTGACGGTGTTCGACCTGTGGTCGACGCTGCGCTGGCGGCTCGGCCGGCTCGTCACGATGGCGGCCGCGGGCGTCGTGCCCGTGATGTCGTTCGTCCTCGAGCGCCGCGTGCACGCGGACGCGGACGCGCGCGTCGCCGCGGCACTCGCGCCGCGCGCCTGA
- a CDS encoding DUF3592 domain-containing protein: MLTFEVLALVLVAAGAGVAVVGVLLLRRNVRPPSPWVEVGAVVVERTAYVRPSSVTFDYPVPGGWLRARRVEGMPVTTRQGKTAQPGDWFMVWVDPRNPGAVQLSVGASVSTVGGVLLVFVGLMPAIGGLWFVTNTLAPGR; encoded by the coding sequence GTGCTGACCTTCGAGGTCCTGGCGCTCGTCCTCGTCGCGGCCGGTGCCGGCGTCGCCGTGGTCGGTGTCCTGCTGCTGCGCCGCAACGTGCGTCCGCCGAGCCCGTGGGTCGAGGTCGGAGCGGTCGTCGTGGAGCGGACGGCGTACGTCCGGCCGTCGTCGGTGACGTTCGACTACCCGGTGCCGGGTGGGTGGCTGCGTGCCCGCCGCGTCGAGGGGATGCCTGTGACCACCCGGCAGGGGAAGACCGCGCAGCCGGGGGACTGGTTCATGGTCTGGGTCGACCCGCGCAACCCCGGGGCCGTGCAGCTGTCGGTGGGGGCCTCCGTGTCGACCGTCGGTGGGGTGCTCCTGGTCTTCGTCGGCCTGATGCCCGCGATCGGCGGCCTGTGGTTCGTGACCAACACCCTGGCGCCCGGACGCTGA
- the guaA gene encoding glutamine-hydrolyzing GMP synthase, whose protein sequence is MTQTPTATPSQPTPSQPTAHRPVLVVDFGAQYAQLIARRVREANVYSEIVPHTASVADMLAKDPAAIILSGGPSSVYAAGAPFVGPELFEAGVPVLGICYGFQAMAQALGGTVAQTGQREYGGTAVEVTSPGTVLDGSPDAQTVWMSHGDAVHAAPAGFDVLATSAGSPVAAFEDRERRLYGMQWHPEVKHSPLGQAAIENFLYRGAGLAPDWNPGNVIAEQVERIRAQVGDARVICGLSGGVDSSVAAALVQRAVGDQLTCVFVDHGLLRAGEAEQVEQDFVAATGVQLKVVDARERFLTALAGVSDPETKRKIIGREFIRVFEDAAREVVEDAGAHGEAVEFLVQGTLYPDVVESGGGEGAANIKSHHNVGGLPDDLQFRLVEPLRTLFKDEVRAVGLELGVPEVIVWRQPFPGPGLGIRIVGEVTAERLDTLRAADAIAREELTRAGLDREIWQCPVVLLGDVRSVGVQGDGRTYGHPVVLRPVSSEDAMTADWTRLPYDVLATISTRITNEVPEVNRVVLDVTSKPPGTIEWE, encoded by the coding sequence GTGACGCAGACCCCCACCGCCACGCCTTCCCAGCCCACGCCCTCCCAGCCCACGGCGCACCGGCCGGTCCTGGTCGTCGACTTCGGCGCCCAGTACGCCCAGCTCATCGCGCGCCGCGTGCGCGAGGCGAACGTGTACTCCGAGATCGTGCCGCACACCGCGAGCGTCGCGGACATGCTGGCCAAGGACCCGGCGGCGATCATCCTGTCCGGCGGCCCGTCCTCGGTGTACGCCGCGGGTGCGCCGTTCGTCGGGCCGGAGCTCTTCGAGGCCGGTGTGCCGGTGCTGGGCATCTGCTACGGCTTCCAGGCGATGGCGCAGGCCCTCGGCGGGACCGTGGCCCAGACCGGGCAGCGCGAGTACGGCGGCACGGCCGTCGAGGTCACGTCGCCCGGGACGGTGCTCGACGGCAGCCCCGACGCGCAGACCGTCTGGATGAGCCACGGGGATGCCGTGCACGCCGCCCCCGCGGGCTTCGACGTGCTCGCGACGAGCGCCGGCAGCCCCGTCGCCGCGTTCGAGGACCGCGAGCGGCGCCTGTACGGCATGCAGTGGCACCCCGAGGTGAAGCACTCCCCGCTGGGCCAGGCCGCGATCGAGAACTTCCTGTACCGCGGCGCCGGCCTGGCGCCCGACTGGAACCCGGGCAACGTCATCGCCGAGCAGGTCGAGCGCATCCGCGCCCAGGTCGGCGACGCGCGCGTCATCTGCGGGCTCTCCGGCGGGGTCGACTCGTCCGTCGCGGCGGCGCTCGTGCAGCGCGCCGTGGGGGACCAGCTCACGTGCGTGTTCGTCGACCACGGCCTGCTGCGCGCGGGCGAGGCCGAGCAGGTCGAGCAGGACTTCGTCGCCGCCACCGGCGTGCAGCTCAAGGTCGTCGACGCGCGCGAGCGGTTCCTCACCGCGCTCGCGGGCGTGTCCGACCCCGAGACGAAGCGCAAGATCATCGGCCGCGAGTTCATCCGCGTGTTCGAGGACGCCGCGCGCGAGGTCGTCGAGGACGCGGGTGCGCACGGCGAGGCCGTCGAGTTCCTCGTCCAGGGCACCCTGTACCCCGACGTCGTGGAGTCCGGCGGCGGCGAGGGCGCGGCCAACATCAAGTCGCACCACAACGTGGGCGGGCTCCCGGACGACCTGCAGTTCCGGCTCGTCGAGCCGCTGCGCACCCTGTTCAAGGACGAGGTCCGCGCGGTCGGCCTGGAGCTGGGCGTGCCCGAGGTCATCGTGTGGCGCCAGCCGTTCCCCGGCCCCGGCCTGGGCATCCGGATCGTCGGCGAGGTCACGGCCGAGCGGCTCGACACGCTGCGCGCCGCCGACGCCATCGCCCGCGAGGAGCTGACGCGTGCCGGCCTGGACCGCGAGATCTGGCAGTGCCCCGTCGTGCTGCTGGGCGACGTGCGCTCGGTCGGCGTGCAGGGCGACGGGCGGACCTACGGGCACCCGGTCGTGCTGCGCCCCGTGTCGTCCGAGGACGCCATGACGGCCGACTGGACCCGCCTGCCGTACGACGTGCTCGCGACCATCTCGACGCGCATCACCAACGAGGTGCCCGAGGTCAACCGTGTGGTCCTCGACGTGACGAGCAAGCCGCCGGGCACCATCGAGTGGGAGTGA
- a CDS encoding OmpA family protein, with protein MTPELPRHGRRTRAVLVGLLVAGLVAAPSASVASTTPDELSGVVDVAGTDVATHATFSFRPGGDDSDPTVRGAVHGVQRVEGGTVLYFSLGLSDSESRGVPGSGVFGIRQAYETRAVAEVALVDRAGMTAYEPLLGGEVTYSTDKRDVSIEPGELAVVWVVFPELPAGVEHVDVQIGSTNALAAHVPVGEGALEPVVDDAAPLVGEGWPAVLQGDDLAAAEPAYSVRPLVAHRESVDEVTTLDETVEQVAATLDANVLFDKSSASLTPAAQQSLDALAADIAARGTGEVVVVGHTDSDGSDESNTVLSEQRAAAVVAALQPGSGAAVTFVAEGRGEDEPVAPNDSPENMQANRRVTVTYQVQGGAR; from the coding sequence GTGACGCCGGAGCTGCCGCGACACGGCCGACGCACCCGCGCCGTCCTGGTCGGCCTGCTCGTCGCGGGCCTGGTGGCCGCGCCGTCCGCGTCCGTGGCCTCGACGACGCCCGATGAGCTGTCCGGGGTGGTGGACGTCGCGGGGACGGACGTCGCGACCCACGCGACGTTCTCGTTCCGGCCGGGCGGTGACGACTCCGACCCGACCGTCCGTGGGGCGGTGCACGGCGTCCAGCGGGTCGAGGGCGGCACGGTGCTCTACTTCTCGCTCGGCCTGTCCGACTCCGAGAGCAGGGGCGTCCCCGGCTCCGGGGTGTTCGGCATCCGTCAGGCGTACGAGACCCGCGCGGTGGCGGAGGTGGCCCTCGTCGACCGGGCAGGCATGACCGCGTACGAGCCCCTGCTCGGTGGTGAGGTGACGTACTCGACCGACAAGCGCGACGTGTCGATCGAGCCCGGTGAGCTCGCCGTCGTGTGGGTCGTGTTCCCCGAGCTCCCCGCCGGGGTCGAGCACGTGGACGTGCAGATCGGCTCGACGAACGCCCTGGCCGCGCACGTGCCCGTCGGGGAGGGTGCGCTCGAGCCCGTCGTGGACGACGCTGCGCCCCTGGTCGGTGAGGGATGGCCGGCAGTGCTGCAGGGCGACGACCTGGCGGCCGCCGAACCCGCGTACTCCGTGCGCCCGCTCGTGGCGCACCGGGAGTCGGTCGACGAGGTGACGACGCTCGACGAGACCGTCGAGCAGGTCGCCGCGACGCTCGACGCGAACGTGCTCTTCGACAAGTCGTCGGCGTCGCTGACGCCGGCCGCGCAGCAGTCCCTCGACGCCCTGGCGGCCGACATCGCCGCGCGCGGCACGGGCGAGGTCGTGGTCGTCGGGCACACGGACTCCGACGGCTCGGACGAGTCCAACACGGTGCTGTCCGAGCAGCGTGCCGCGGCGGTGGTCGCGGCGTTGCAGCCGGGCTCCGGTGCGGCCGTGACGTTCGTCGCCGAGGGGCGCGGCGAGGACGAGCCGGTGGCACCCAACGACTCACCGGAGAACATGCAGGCGAACCGGCGCGTGACGGTGACCTACCAGGTGCAGGGGGGTGCGCGATGA
- a CDS encoding response regulator, with the protein MSGEAQEVPGRPVTVVVVDDNAVIRMGLRSLLDVQDGVRVIGEAADGEEAVRVVRELVPDVVLLDVRMPRRDGVQVAAEVRAWSKVLMLTYSDVPEVVRAAVDAGASGYLVHGQFDGAELVRTVLGVASGSFVLSPVAATAMRAAWAAPQTVAAPVRPDAGLSAREQEVMGLIAQGRTNGEIARECFLSEKTVKNHVNHIFAKLGVRSRAEAVSLWLGGATGPERVRS; encoded by the coding sequence ATGAGCGGCGAGGCGCAGGAGGTCCCCGGTCGCCCGGTGACCGTGGTGGTCGTGGACGACAACGCCGTGATCCGGATGGGGCTGCGCAGCCTCCTCGACGTCCAGGACGGCGTCCGCGTCATCGGCGAGGCTGCCGACGGCGAGGAGGCGGTGCGCGTCGTGCGGGAGCTGGTGCCCGACGTGGTGCTGCTCGACGTGCGGATGCCGCGCCGTGACGGGGTGCAGGTCGCCGCCGAGGTCCGCGCCTGGAGCAAGGTCCTCATGCTCACCTACTCCGACGTCCCGGAGGTGGTCCGCGCGGCCGTCGACGCGGGCGCGAGCGGCTACCTCGTGCACGGGCAGTTCGACGGCGCCGAGCTCGTCCGGACGGTGCTGGGCGTCGCCTCGGGGTCGTTCGTGCTGTCCCCGGTGGCGGCCACGGCGATGCGCGCGGCGTGGGCCGCCCCGCAGACGGTGGCGGCTCCCGTGCGCCCCGACGCGGGCCTGTCGGCGCGCGAGCAGGAGGTCATGGGACTCATCGCGCAGGGACGCACCAACGGGGAGATCGCCCGCGAGTGCTTCCTGTCGGAGAAGACCGTGAAGAACCACGTCAACCACATCTTCGCGAAGCTGGGCGTCCGGAGCCGGGCGGAGGCCGTGTCGCTGTGGCTGGGTGGGGCGACGGGCCCGGAGCGGGTCAGGTCCTGA